The Halarchaeum grantii genome contains the following window.
TCCGGGTCGGGTCGGTGGAACTGGTAGAGGTCGATCGTCTCGACGCCGAGGCGGTCGCGGCTCGCGAGCACCTGATTGCGGATGTAGTCGGGGTCGCCGTGCGCGATCCAGTCGCTCTCGCGGTTCCGGAGGAGGCCGGCCTTCGTGGCGACGACGAGGTCGTCGCGGGACGCATCAAGCGCCTCGCCGATGAGGCGCTCGGAGACGCCGGGGCCGTAGGAGTCGGCGGTGTCGATGAAGTCGACGCCGACGTCGTCCGCGCACTGGAGGACGTCGCGGGCGTTCGCCTCGTCCTCGGGCGGGCCGATGATGTCGGGGCCGCAGAGGCGCATCGCGCCGAAGCCGAGTCGGTGGACGGTCAACTCGCCGCCGATGTCGAAGGTGTCGCTCTGGTTGCTGACCATACCGCTGCTTGTAGCGGCCGCCGGTAAGTCGCTGGGAAGGCGGCAGGCCGGGCGGGCTTTCGTCACCCGCGCCGGTACTTTCCTCGGAGGCGCCACCGTTCGCGACGGCGAGGCGGAGAATCCAAACGAATTTCCTCGTACCCCGGCTATTCTCCCCTAATGGACGAGGACCTCCGCAAGCGGATCCGCCGGGAGGCCGAGGCGAACGCGCTGTTCAACGCGCTGAAACACGAGAGCGACGCCCAGGTCGGCGCGATCCTCGGGCCGCTGATGGGCGAGAACCCCGAGTTCCGCGAGCACGGCGACGAGGTCTCAGGCGTCGTCGCGCCCGTCGTGAACGAGGTGAACGGTCTCGACGAGGCGGAGAAACGCGCGCGCCTCGAGGAAATCGCGCCCGAGCGCCTCGAAGAGCTCGACGCCGAGGACGAGGGCGAGGACCACCCGCTGCCCGACCTCCCGAACGCCGAGGAGTACGAGGAGGTACGGATGCGCTGTGCGCCGAACCCGAACGGCCCGTGGCACCTCGGACACGCGCGGATGCCCTCGGTCATCGGGACGTACAAGGAGCGCTACGACGGCTGGATGCTGGTGCGCTTCGACGACACCGACCCGGAGACGAAGCGCCCCGACCTCGAGGCCTACGACGCCATCCTCGACGACATCGACTACCTCGGCTTCGAGCCGGACGAAGTGGTCACGGCCTCCGAGCGGATGGAGACCTACTACGAGCACGCCCGCGAGCTCATCGAGTTGGGCGGGGCCTACACGTGTAGCTGTTCGGGTGAGGCGTTCTCCGAGCTGAAGAACGACGGTGAGGCGTGCCCGCACCGCGAGAAGGACGTCGACACCGTCCGCGCGGAGTTCGCGGAGATGGTTGAGGGCGAGTACGAGTCCGGCGAGATGGTGCTGCGCGTGAAGACGGACATCGAGCACAAGAACCCCGCGCTGCGCGACTTCGTGGCGTTCCGCATGGTGGACACGCCGCATCCGCGCGAGGCGGCGAGCGACTATCGGTGTTGGCCGATGCTCGACTTCCAGTCCGGCATCGACGACCATCTCCTCGGTATCACGCACATCATCCGCGGCATCGACCTGCAGGACTCCGCGAAGCGCCAGCAGTTCGTCTACGACTACTTCGACTGGGAGTATCCCGAAGTGGTTCACTGGGGCCACGTCCAAGTGGACGCCTACGACGTGAAGATGAGCACGTCGACCATCAAGGAGCGAATCGACGCCGGCGACCTCGACGGCTGGGACGACCCGCGGGCGCCCACCCTGCAGTCCGTCCGCCGGCGCGGCATCCGGGGGGACGCCATCGTGGACGCGATGGTCGAACTCGGCACCTCGACGTCGGACGTCGACCTCGCGATGTCGAGCATCTACGCGAACAACCGCGACATCGTGGACGAGGAGACCCCGCGAGCGTTCCTCGTCCGCGACGGCTTCGACGCCCGCGACCCCGACGCCGAGACGGCGTACGAGGCCACCGAGGTGCCGGTCGCCGGCGGCCCTGACAGCGCGCATCCGCCCGTCCACCCGAACCACGAGGAGCGCGGGACGCGCGACATCCCCGTCGGCGACGCGGTACTCGTCGAGTCCCGCGACCTCCCCGCCGAGGGCGAGCGCGTCTGGCTGAAGGGGTACGGCCCCGTCCGCTACGACGGCGAGGGGTTCAGCTACACGGACGACGGCATCGACGTCGTTCGCGAGGAGGGCGTCGACGTCGTTCACTGGGTGCCCGCCGACGACAACGTGCCCGTCCGGATGCGCCGCATGGACGGCGACGTCCACGGCTACGCCGAACCCGGCTACGCGGCGTACGAACCCGACGACCTCGTGCAGTTCGTCCGCGTCGGCTTCGCGCGCTATGACCGCGAGAACGAGGCGGAGACGGTCGCGTACTTCGCGCACGAGTAGTCGCGGACTTGAGCGCCACGACGCACGTTCACGCGTAGTGGACGAGGAGGAGCGCGCCGAAGACGACGCCCGTGCAGAGGAGCTGGACGAGCGCGGACACGAGGATACCGGCGCTCGCCGTGAGCGCCGCCCGAACGCTCTTCTCGCCGTCGCCGTGACGGCGGTACTCGCAGACGACGATGGTGCCGACGACGCCGATGGCGATCCCGATGGGGCCGCCGAGCGGGAGCAGGAGGAGGCCGACGACGCCGGCGAGCACGGTGGTCCGCGTCGAAGCGCCGCCCGCGTAGCCGGCGAGCGCGCCACCGAACCAGTCGACGGCGGTCGCGACGACGCAGAGGGCGACGAGTACCGCGAGGACGAGCGCGCCCGGGTCGCCGGTCTGCCACCAGTAGACGGCGACGCCGGCGAGCGAGACGAGGCCGCTCGGGAGGAGCGGGAGGACGCTCCCGACCATCCCGAGCGCGAGCAGGCCGAACGCGAGGATGACGAGCGCGTCCATCAGCGGTGGCGCTCGCGCTCGCGTTCGGCGACATCGCCGCCCCACGCGTCACAGAGCGGTTGCAGCGCGTCGCCGAACGCCCGCATCGCCTGCCCCGTCGAGTGATAGCCGAGCTCCTCGGCGACGTCGTCCCACGGCCGACACTGGAGGAGCTTCAGGACGAGGAGGCGCTCGCGGCGCACGGCGTCGCGCCCCTCGGCGGCGAGCGCCGGTGCGTCCTCGCGGACGAGCGCGCAAACGGCGAGACGCCGGAAGGGTTCGGGGTCGACGCTGTACATCGCGGAGCCGTACGCGGAGCCGGCGACGACGCGCCACCGGTCGTCGGAGAGGCCGGGTTCGGGGGTGGCGTCGCAGGCGGCGAGCGCGGCGCGCGCGACGTCCGCGTCGAGGTCGGTGAGGCTGTCCGCGAGCACGCCGGCGATGCGCTCCGTGAACCACGCCTCGTGGCGCGCGGCGAGCGCCTCCCCGCGCTCGCTCAGTGGGTCGAGCATGATCGCGGAGTACTCGCCGCTCGTGTCGTTTCGCGTGGTGGAGAGGTGGACGGTCGAGAACCCGTTTCGCGCCCAGAAGGAGAGCAGGTCGGGCGTCGCGCCGTAGCCGACGCCGAGCCAGTCCGCCTCCCGGAACTCCTCTCGAACGCCGTCGAGGAGCGCGGAGCCCAGTCCCCGGGAGCGCGCGGCGTGGTGAGTGGCGATGCGGACGATGCGGTGGCCGACGGGCGCGGCGGCCGCCTCGTCGCGGAGTTGGCTCGTGAGGACGTCCGGGAGCATGTTCCCCTTCACGCGGCTCCCGGTGTACATCGCCTCGCGCGTCTCGGCGTCGAGGCCGCCCTCGCGGGCGAGGAGGCAGACGGCGACGACGTGGCCGTCGTGGCACAGCGCGCGGACGCGGAGGTTCGGCGCGTCGAGGAGGCGGGCGAGGTCGTCGGGTTCGGTCCGGTAGTGCGCGGCGACGAGCAGGCCGAACGCCTCGCGGAGTAGGTGTTCGTCGTCGGCGAGCGTCGCCTGCTCGAGGGCGACGTACTCGCAGGCTTCGGGGTCGGCGTCCGCGACGAGCGGGTCCACGGGCGGGCGGGCGTCCAGGAGGAGCGCGCGGAACGCCCACACCTCGACGGGGTCGCCGACGGCGTATCGGATGGGGTCGTCGAGCCGAACGTCCGCCACGTCGAGGTCGCTCCCCGCGAGCGTCTCCCGGAAGCGCACGTCGAAGCCGCGTCCGGCGCCCTCGTAGCCGTGGACGGTCGTGGTGAACGCGACGCGGGGGGCGTCGAGGAACGCCTCGAGGAGGCGGACGGGGAGCGCGGCGGCCTCGTCGACGAGGGCGACGTCCGGGTCGCCGGGTAGGTCGGCGGCCGCCGGCGGCTTGGCGAAGCGGACGCGGCCGCCGTCCGCGAGGGCGAGTCGCGTCGTCTCCGAGCGGTCGTACTCAGCGTCGAGGCGGTCGCAGACGTCCTCCGCGCGCGCGTAGAGTTCGCGGACGCTCCGGAACGCCGGGGCGGTGACGAGGACGTCCAGCCCCTCTTCCGCGAGGCAGGCCGCCGCGATGCCGGCCGCGCTCGACTTCCCGCGCCCGCGGTCGGCCTCCGCGACGACCGCCGATCCCGGGTCGCGGAGCGCCTCGAAGGCGTGGACCGCGTCGACCTGATCGGGAGTACGGCAGGCCTCGTAGGCCGCCCGCGGGAAGGCGTGCTCGTCGGGCGGCGACGGCTCACGGCGGGCGAGACGCGGCGCCGGATATGTGAGGCCGTCGTCCGCGACGGTTCCGGTGTCGACGTCGACGATGGCGACGCCACGGTGCGCGCGCAGCGTGGCGACGAGGCGGGCGCGAAAGCGGCCCGCGACGTCGTCGCGGTCGAACGGCGGGACGGCCATCCCCTCGTCGAAGCGGTCGCGTCGCGCCGACCATTCGTCGAGCGGCGGCGTGACGAGCACGAGGAGGCCGCCGCCGTCGACGGCACCGGTCACGCGCCCGAGGGCGTTCGGCCGGCACTCCTCGCGCGCGTCGTAGACGACGGCCTCGCGCGTGGTCCCGAGGAGGGCGCCCGCATCGCGCGGCGTCACGTGCTCGCAGGCGAGCGCGTCGCGGTGGCCGACGAGCGTCGCGTCCGCCATCGCGACGTCGGCGGCGTCCAGCGCCTCGCGCGCGGCGTCGAGGCCCGCGTCACCGGCCCCCGAGAGGACGAGCAGGCGCCGCTCGTTCGTCGCGCGGGCCTCCGCGCGGAGTCGACTGGCGACGTCCCTGACGGTCATCACGCGGGGTTGGCGCGCGAGGAGGAAGGGCGTTGCCCTCCGGGCCGCGACGCGGGCATCGTGACCGCGTCCGGTCCGTGCCTCGCGTTCGCACTCCGGCGGGCTTTGAAAGCGTTTTTAACCGAGGGGTTCGGAATACGGGGTACAGCCTTCGGGGGGTCATGATGCTCCTAGTCGCCACGGGACTTCGGTCGGCGGCGGAGCGCAAGCCCGCCCGAGGGAGTAGGTGAACGTAAAAATGCCAGTATACGTTGATTACGACGTCCCGGCCGACCTGCAGGAGCGAGCGCTCGAAGCGCTCGAGGTTGCCCGCGACACCGGTAGTGTCAAGAAAGGTACGAACGAGACGACCAAGGCCGTCGAGCGCGGCAACGCGGACCTCGTCCTCGTCGCCGAGGACGTCTCCCCCGAGGAGATCGTCCTCCACCTCCCCGAGCTCGCCGACGAGAAGGGCATCCCCTACATCTTCGTCGAGACGCAGGACGAACTCGGCGTCGCCGCCGGTCTCGAAGTCGGTTCCGCCGCCGCCGCCGTCGTCGACGCCGGCGACGCGGAGGACGACGTCGAGGACATCGGCGCGAAGATCGAGGAGCTGAAGTAACCCCATGAGTGCCGAGGAATCGGAAACCCAGGATTCCACGTCCGCCGAAGTCATCGAGGTCGTCGGCAAGACCGGGATGCACGGCGAGGCGATGCAGGTGAAGTGCCGACTTCAGGAAGGCTCCAACCAGGGCCGCATCATCACGCGGAACGTCCTCGGCCCGACGCGGGTCGGCGACGTCCTCCAGCTGCGTGAGACGGCCCGCGAAGCCGACTCCATCGGAGGTCAGTAATGCCCCAGACCCGAGAGTGTGACTACTGTGGGGCGGACATCGAGCCCGGGACGGGTACGATGTTCGTCTACAACGACGGACGCACCGTGCACTTCTGCTCGTCGAAGTGCGAGAAGAACGCCGACCTCGGCCGCGAACCCCGCGAGCTCGAGTGGACCGACGAGGGCCACGCGCAGGCCGGCGAGGGCGAATAGATGAGCCACCACGACGAGCGGACGTTCGTGATGGTCAAGCCCGACGGCGTCCAGCGCGGTCTCATCGGCGAGATCGTCGGCCGCCTCGAAGACAAGGGCCTGAAGATGGTCGGCGGGAAGTTCATGCAGATCGACGAGGAGCTCGCCCACGAGCACTACGGCGAGCACGAGGGCAAGCCCTTCTTCGAGGGCCTCGTCGAGTTCATCACCTCCGGACCGGTCTTCGCGATGGTCTGGGAGGGCGCGGACGCGACGCGACAGGTTCGCCAGATGATGGGCGCGACGGACGCGCAGGAGGCCGCTCCCGGCACCATCCGTGGTGACTTCGGGAACGACCTCGGACACAACGTCATCCACGGAAGCGACCACGAGGACGAGGGCGCGAACGAGCGCGAGATCGCCCTCTTCTTCGACGAGGACGAACTCGTCGACTGGGACGCCAACGAGGCGACCTGGGTCTACGAGGACGCGGGCGACCACTAACGGTCTCTCCTCTCCGTTCTCTCACGCCCGAGTAGCGACGCGTGGCGACACGCCGGCGCGTCATCGTCGCACGCGCTCGGGTCGACCGGCGTGCGTAAATAGTCACGAGAAGTATCTAGCCGCCGTGACGAGACGTGACGAACCGGTCGCTTTCGAGGCGGACGGTGACCGCCTTGACGTCCACGATACGGTGATGGACGCGACGTGCACCTTCACGGCGAGCGGGCCGCTCGACCCGGTCCGTGTCTCGACGGATCGGTTCCTCTTCCCCGTCGACGCCGCCGTCTCCGTGGAGACGGACGAACTCACGCTCCCGGCGCACGCGGGTCTGCGCGTCCGCTCGGAGGCCGGCGACGTCGTGGCGTCCGTCCCGGGCGAGCGCAAGTCCTTCACGCGAGGGGTCTACTACATCGAAGTGTCGTTGGGCTGTAAGCTCTATCTGAAGATGTTCGACGCCGCGTTCACGCTTCGCGGCGAACCGACGGACGGGCCGACCCCGACGACGGTCGAGTTCGAGGAGACGGCGCGCGTCGCGGTGGGTGCGCGCTCGCTCCACGAGCGGCCGGCGGCGACGATAACGATGCCGGACGAGCCGAGCGCGCTCCGGGAGGCGTTGCCGTATCTGGCGTCGGGGATAAAGGAGTGGTCGTGCGAGCGGTCGTGGCCGACGCTGCGCGGGCACCCGCCACGGCTCGAACGCGGGGACGCGCTCGCCATTCCCGACGCGCTCTCGAGGCCGGAGACGGGAGTGACGATCGCGGTGCCCGAGACGTACGCCGCGCTCTACACGGTCGCGCCCCTCGCCTACTACCTCGGTGCCGACATCGTTCCCGCCACCGACCCCGAACTCCGACTCGACAACGGATACACCGAGGCGTTCGCACAGCACGGAGAGTCGCTCGGGGAGGCCACGCGGGCGCTCCTTCGACACTGTTTCTTCCTGGACTCGCTGGTGCGCGTCGGTGGCTACTACACGATGGAGCGACAGGAGTACGAGGCCGTCGCGGGCGACCTCCCGTTCTACCCACCGAATCTCTACGAGGCTTCCATCCCCGAACAGCTGATGGAGTACCTCGAAGTCAAGGCAGAGCTCCTCTCACCCTATCTCCCGATGCATCAGTACGAGGCGACGCTTCGCGCGGCACCTACGGACGTCGAACTCCTCCCGTTCCTCCTCGACGACTTCGTGCCCGTCCGCGTCTCCGGGGCGCGACGAGCGAGCGCGAGCGACGCGCTCTACTCGGCCTACAGCACGGACCCGGTCCCGGAGGGAGCGACGAAGCTCTCCGTCGCGGGCTTCGAACACGGCCTCGACGCACCACCCCGGTCGGTCGAATCGGAACGCATCGCACTCCTCGGCGTCGGGGGTGACGTGATGGACGCGCTCGCCGCCGTCTTCATCGACCACGATGACGGGTCGTCGTACGAGGCGGCGACCATCGACCGCGCGAAGCCGACGGTGGCTGCCGTCGAGGACGCGCTCTCCTCCGACTACGACTTCGTCCACGTCGAGGCGCCCATCACCGCCGACGGAATCGAGTGCGTCGACGGCGTCCTCGATCCGGCGACACTCGATAACGTCTCGGCAGGGATCGCCTCGGTCGTCGGCCCGCTGTCCGAGGCGGGCACGGCTCTCGACGCGCTCGTCGAGCGTGGTGCGACCATGGGTGTCGCCTCCGAATCCATCACGAGCCGTGCGCTCGGCCACGTGCTCGGCCGCCTCCTCTCCGGCGCGCCGTTCGCGCAGTCCGTCGTCTGGGCCGACCACGACGGTGCGTACCGATTCGCGGGGGACGTCGTGGCGTGTCCGATAGTGCGCGAGGACGGGTCGACGCTCCCGGAGTACGTGCTTCGGTCGACGGCGCCGGACAGCCACCGGGTCTGGGTCGGGGCGTGGTCGGGGTTCGGCGGCGACAGCGGAACGGCCGTCGGGTTGGTGTCGGAGCACGTCGTCCAGCCACAGCGCCTCGCCGGAACGCTCCTCGAACAGCCTGCGTCGCTGTCGAGCGAGGAAGTCGCCGACCTCATCGAGGAGCGCGACAGCGTCTACGTACTGAACGGGGAGACCATCCAGCACGACCACGCACTCACGCCCGCCGACGTCCGCGACTCCGCGCGCCGCGCGCTCGACGACGGCGAGGCCGGGGTACGGAGTGGGTCCGAGACGACTGACCGCGAAGCGTAAATAGGCGAGCGGATTACCAGGAGGCGTGACGACGCAGGGGGAGACGCTCGTCGAGTTCGACGCTGACGGCCGGACGCTCACCGTCCGCGACGTGGTGATGGAGGCCTCGTGTACGTTCACGGCGAGCGACCCGACCGATCCGATTCGCGTATCGACCGACCGATTC
Protein-coding sequences here:
- a CDS encoding glutamate--tRNA ligase is translated as MDEDLRKRIRREAEANALFNALKHESDAQVGAILGPLMGENPEFREHGDEVSGVVAPVVNEVNGLDEAEKRARLEEIAPERLEELDAEDEGEDHPLPDLPNAEEYEEVRMRCAPNPNGPWHLGHARMPSVIGTYKERYDGWMLVRFDDTDPETKRPDLEAYDAILDDIDYLGFEPDEVVTASERMETYYEHARELIELGGAYTCSCSGEAFSELKNDGEACPHREKDVDTVRAEFAEMVEGEYESGEMVLRVKTDIEHKNPALRDFVAFRMVDTPHPREAASDYRCWPMLDFQSGIDDHLLGITHIIRGIDLQDSAKRQQFVYDYFDWEYPEVVHWGHVQVDAYDVKMSTSTIKERIDAGDLDGWDDPRAPTLQSVRRRGIRGDAIVDAMVELGTSTSDVDLAMSSIYANNRDIVDEETPRAFLVRDGFDARDPDAETAYEATEVPVAGGPDSAHPPVHPNHEERGTRDIPVGDAVLVESRDLPAEGERVWLKGYGPVRYDGEGFSYTDDGIDVVREEGVDVVHWVPADDNVPVRMRRMDGDVHGYAEPGYAAYEPDDLVQFVRVGFARYDRENEAETVAYFAHE
- a CDS encoding DUF456 family protein, with amino-acid sequence MDALVILAFGLLALGMVGSVLPLLPSGLVSLAGVAVYWWQTGDPGALVLAVLVALCVVATAVDWFGGALAGYAGGASTRTTVLAGVVGLLLLPLGGPIGIAIGVVGTIVVCEYRRHGDGEKSVRAALTASAGILVSALVQLLCTGVVFGALLLVHYA
- the tmcA gene encoding tRNA(Met) cytidine acetyltransferase TmcA codes for the protein MTVRDVASRLRAEARATNERRLLVLSGAGDAGLDAAREALDAADVAMADATLVGHRDALACEHVTPRDAGALLGTTREAVVYDAREECRPNALGRVTGAVDGGGLLVLVTPPLDEWSARRDRFDEGMAVPPFDRDDVAGRFRARLVATLRAHRGVAIVDVDTGTVADDGLTYPAPRLARREPSPPDEHAFPRAAYEACRTPDQVDAVHAFEALRDPGSAVVAEADRGRGKSSAAGIAAACLAEEGLDVLVTAPAFRSVRELYARAEDVCDRLDAEYDRSETTRLALADGGRVRFAKPPAAADLPGDPDVALVDEAAALPVRLLEAFLDAPRVAFTTTVHGYEGAGRGFDVRFRETLAGSDLDVADVRLDDPIRYAVGDPVEVWAFRALLLDARPPVDPLVADADPEACEYVALEQATLADDEHLLREAFGLLVAAHYRTEPDDLARLLDAPNLRVRALCHDGHVVAVCLLAREGGLDAETREAMYTGSRVKGNMLPDVLTSQLRDEAAAAPVGHRIVRIATHHAARSRGLGSALLDGVREEFREADWLGVGYGATPDLLSFWARNGFSTVHLSTTRNDTSGEYSAIMLDPLSERGEALAARHEAWFTERIAGVLADSLTDLDADVARAALAACDATPEPGLSDDRWRVVAGSAYGSAMYSVDPEPFRRLAVCALVREDAPALAAEGRDAVRRERLLVLKLLQCRPWDDVAEELGYHSTGQAMRAFGDALQPLCDAWGGDVAERERERHR
- the rpl7ae gene encoding 50S ribosomal protein L7Ae; the encoded protein is MPVYVDYDVPADLQERALEALEVARDTGSVKKGTNETTKAVERGNADLVLVAEDVSPEEIVLHLPELADEKGIPYIFVETQDELGVAAGLEVGSAAAAVVDAGDAEDDVEDIGAKIEELK
- a CDS encoding 30S ribosomal protein S28e, with product MSAEESETQDSTSAEVIEVVGKTGMHGEAMQVKCRLQEGSNQGRIITRNVLGPTRVGDVLQLRETAREADSIGGQ
- a CDS encoding 50S ribosomal protein L24e, with the translated sequence MPQTRECDYCGADIEPGTGTMFVYNDGRTVHFCSSKCEKNADLGREPRELEWTDEGHAQAGEGE
- the ndk gene encoding nucleoside-diphosphate kinase; the encoded protein is MSHHDERTFVMVKPDGVQRGLIGEIVGRLEDKGLKMVGGKFMQIDEELAHEHYGEHEGKPFFEGLVEFITSGPVFAMVWEGADATRQVRQMMGATDAQEAAPGTIRGDFGNDLGHNVIHGSDHEDEGANEREIALFFDEDELVDWDANEATWVYEDAGDH